The following are encoded together in the Nocardioides okcheonensis genome:
- a CDS encoding ScyD/ScyE family protein — MATTRPGVTAAVAALLAGGLLVAPAPSGAAPASDPTTVARKLVSPLSMAVAGDGTAYVSQNFAGLLTAVPAGGSPEVVFAAPRKTEVGAVSVGGGLVRFATTAKKHAALWSMRPGASPTEVADLYRYEKTRNPDADQAYGFTDLDPTCLAQVPPAVPASYAGLVDSHPYGTAVRRGTTYVADAGANAILAVSPRGKVSTVAVLPTVPVVITAEAAAANELPACTVGHAYAFEPVPTDVEVGRGGWLYVSLLPGGPEDGSAGANGMVVKVKARTGAVRTVASGFAGATGVAVARNGDVYVAQLFGGQVSRVRHGSSTAKPWATVKMPAAVEWVGGQVLVSANVLADGPKGKVLAY; from the coding sequence ATGGCAACGACACGACCAGGGGTGACCGCAGCGGTCGCCGCGCTGCTCGCGGGGGGACTGCTCGTCGCCCCCGCCCCGTCCGGGGCCGCACCGGCGTCGGACCCCACGACCGTGGCGAGGAAGCTCGTCTCGCCGCTCAGCATGGCGGTCGCCGGCGACGGCACCGCCTACGTCAGCCAGAACTTCGCGGGCCTGCTCACGGCGGTGCCCGCCGGCGGCTCGCCCGAGGTGGTGTTCGCCGCGCCGAGGAAGACCGAGGTGGGGGCCGTCTCGGTCGGCGGCGGCCTGGTCCGCTTCGCCACCACCGCCAAGAAGCACGCCGCGCTGTGGTCGATGCGCCCGGGCGCGAGCCCGACCGAGGTCGCCGACCTCTACCGCTACGAGAAGACCCGGAACCCGGACGCCGACCAGGCCTACGGCTTCACCGACCTCGACCCGACCTGCCTCGCGCAGGTGCCCCCGGCGGTCCCGGCGTCCTACGCCGGCCTCGTCGACTCGCACCCCTACGGCACCGCGGTGCGCCGCGGCACGACGTACGTCGCCGACGCCGGCGCCAACGCCATCCTCGCCGTCAGCCCGCGTGGCAAGGTCTCCACCGTCGCGGTGCTGCCCACCGTGCCGGTGGTGATCACCGCCGAGGCGGCGGCCGCCAACGAGCTCCCGGCCTGCACCGTCGGCCACGCGTACGCCTTCGAGCCGGTGCCGACCGACGTCGAGGTCGGGCGCGGCGGCTGGCTCTACGTCAGCCTCCTGCCCGGCGGGCCGGAGGACGGGAGCGCGGGCGCCAACGGGATGGTCGTCAAGGTGAAGGCGCGCACCGGTGCGGTCCGCACGGTCGCGTCCGGGTTCGCCGGCGCGACGGGCGTGGCGGTCGCCCGCAACGGTGACGTCTACGTCGCTCAGCTCTTCGGCGGGCAGGTCTCGCGGGTCCGGCACGGCAGCAGCACCGCGAAGCCGTGGGCGACGGTGAAGATGCCCGCGGCGGTGGAGTGGGTCGGCGGCCAGGTGCTGGTGTCGGCCAACGTCCTCGCCGACGGGCCGAAGGGCAAGGTGCTGGCCTACTGA
- a CDS encoding FAD binding domain-containing protein, translated as MIPAQFDYVAPSSVEEALAALGEHGDDAKILAGGQSLLPVLRMRLNAPEVVIDLGRITSLRGIRDDGDAIVIGAMTTHTEVRDDALVKDHALLLSKAAAEVADSQIRHRGTFGGALAHADPAGDLGAPALALGAQFVIAGSGGTRTVEADDFFVDLFETAIGEDEILTEVRVPKHTGWGAHYEKFVRVAHQWPIVAVAATVKGSIDEARVGLTNMGSTPLRARATEAALAGASATEDGVRAAAEQAADGTNPPSDLNGAADYRQHLARVLTGRAVLRAAGA; from the coding sequence ATGATCCCGGCGCAGTTCGACTACGTCGCGCCCAGCTCGGTCGAGGAGGCGCTCGCCGCCCTCGGCGAGCACGGCGACGACGCCAAGATCCTGGCCGGCGGCCAGAGCCTCCTGCCCGTGCTGCGGATGCGCCTCAACGCGCCCGAGGTGGTGATCGACCTCGGTCGGATCACCTCCCTGCGCGGCATCCGCGACGACGGCGACGCGATCGTGATCGGCGCGATGACCACCCACACCGAGGTCCGCGACGACGCGCTCGTCAAGGATCACGCGCTGCTCCTGTCGAAGGCCGCGGCCGAGGTGGCCGACTCCCAGATCCGCCACCGCGGCACCTTCGGCGGCGCGCTCGCCCACGCCGACCCGGCCGGCGACCTCGGCGCGCCGGCGCTGGCGCTCGGTGCGCAGTTCGTGATCGCCGGCTCCGGCGGCACCCGCACCGTCGAGGCCGACGACTTCTTCGTCGACCTCTTCGAGACCGCGATCGGCGAGGACGAGATCCTCACCGAGGTCCGGGTCCCCAAGCACACCGGCTGGGGCGCGCACTACGAGAAGTTCGTGCGGGTCGCCCACCAGTGGCCGATCGTCGCCGTCGCGGCGACCGTCAAGGGGTCGATCGACGAGGCCCGCGTGGGCCTGACCAACATGGGGTCGACGCCCCTGCGGGCGCGGGCCACGGAGGCCGCGCTCGCCGGTGCGAGCGCGACCGAGGACGGCGTACGCGCTGCGGCGGAGCAGGCGGCCGACGGCACCAACCCGCCCTCCGACCTCAACGGCGCCGCCGACTACCGCCAGCACCTCGCCCGGGTCCTCACCGGCCGCGCGGTGCTCCGGGCAGCGGGGGCGTAG
- a CDS encoding HD domain-containing protein has translation MSLAARWPLPDRHDVRDELLAAWDRPGYHDLQHLAEVLERLDELADAGAGFDAATVALAAWFHDAVYDGADDDEERSARWAERVLAPPLAAEVARLVRMTLEHQPDDDDADGCALSDADLGILAATRERYDAYVAGVRADFAHVSDADFRAGRRAVLEDLAARPRLFRTRQAHDLWDAPARANLERELAGLRG, from the coding sequence GTGAGCCTGGCGGCCCGCTGGCCGCTGCCGGACCGGCACGACGTGCGCGACGAGCTGCTGGCCGCGTGGGACCGCCCGGGCTACCACGACCTGCAGCACCTCGCGGAGGTGCTCGAGCGCCTCGACGAGCTCGCCGACGCGGGCGCGGGCTTCGACGCCGCGACGGTCGCGCTCGCCGCGTGGTTCCACGACGCGGTCTACGACGGCGCCGACGACGACGAGGAGCGCTCGGCCCGGTGGGCCGAGCGGGTCCTGGCGCCGCCCCTCGCGGCGGAGGTCGCGCGGCTGGTGCGGATGACCCTCGAGCACCAGCCGGACGACGACGACGCCGACGGGTGCGCCCTCAGCGACGCCGACCTCGGGATCCTCGCCGCCACGCGGGAGCGCTACGACGCCTACGTCGCGGGCGTGCGGGCCGACTTCGCGCACGTGTCCGACGCCGACTTCCGCGCCGGGCGTCGCGCCGTGCTCGAGGACCTCGCCGCGCGGCCGCGGCTGTTCCGCACCCGTCAGGCGCACGACCTGTGGGACGCCCCCGCGCGCGCGAACCTCGAGCGCGAGCTGGCGGGGCTGCGCGGGTGA
- a CDS encoding vWA domain-containing protein: MSVGAEELHAPDEVLLGFARALRAAGVPVTQDRAHGFLAAVAAVGLDDRRATWWAGRATLCGSPDDLARFDQVFAAWFDHRDGPPRARPRETPRPATAHLLPDAESGGAGRGDEDEDVLRVAASESEVLRHRDVATLDAHDKRRLDAMFVRLALRPPTRRTARHRRWHRGSVDASRTLRASLRRMGEPGEIAWRRRGTRPRRVVLLVDVSGSMSAYADALLRLAHRLTQSARAHGGVVETFTVGTRLTHVTRALRSPDPDRALVAAGEVVPDWSGGTRLGETLRVFLDRWGQRGMARGSVVVVFSDGWERGDAALLGEQMARLQRVAHRVVWVNPHRGKAGYAPLQGGVVAALPHCDDFLAGHSLATFADLTEVIARA, from the coding sequence ATGAGCGTCGGAGCCGAGGAACTGCACGCACCCGACGAGGTGCTGCTCGGCTTCGCCCGCGCGCTGCGGGCGGCGGGCGTCCCGGTCACCCAGGACCGCGCCCACGGCTTCCTGGCCGCGGTCGCGGCGGTGGGCCTCGACGACCGTCGGGCGACCTGGTGGGCGGGGCGGGCCACCCTCTGCGGCTCGCCGGACGACCTCGCCCGCTTCGACCAGGTCTTCGCCGCGTGGTTCGACCACCGCGACGGCCCGCCCCGGGCGAGACCGCGCGAGACCCCGCGCCCGGCGACCGCCCACCTGCTGCCCGACGCGGAGAGCGGTGGCGCCGGCCGGGGCGACGAGGACGAGGACGTGCTGCGGGTCGCGGCGTCGGAGTCGGAGGTGCTGCGCCACCGCGACGTCGCGACGCTCGACGCGCACGACAAGCGGCGTCTCGACGCGATGTTCGTGCGGCTCGCGCTGCGCCCGCCCACCCGGCGCACCGCCCGGCACCGCCGCTGGCACCGCGGGAGCGTGGACGCGTCCCGGACGCTGCGCGCCTCGCTGCGGCGGATGGGCGAGCCCGGCGAGATCGCCTGGCGCCGCCGCGGCACCCGGCCCCGGCGCGTGGTGCTGCTGGTCGACGTCAGCGGGTCGATGAGCGCGTACGCCGACGCGCTGCTGCGCCTGGCGCACCGGCTGACGCAGTCGGCGCGCGCCCACGGTGGCGTCGTCGAGACGTTCACCGTCGGCACCCGGCTCACCCACGTGACGCGCGCGCTGCGCTCACCGGACCCCGACCGGGCGCTGGTCGCTGCCGGGGAGGTGGTGCCCGACTGGTCCGGCGGCACCCGGCTCGGCGAGACGCTGCGGGTCTTCCTCGACCGCTGGGGTCAGCGCGGGATGGCACGTGGCTCGGTGGTCGTCGTGTTCAGCGACGGGTGGGAGCGCGGGGACGCGGCCCTGCTCGGCGAGCAGATGGCCCGGCTCCAACGGGTCGCCCACCGCGTCGTGTGGGTCAACCCGCACCGCGGCAAGGCCGGCTACGCCCCGCTCCAGGGCGGTGTGGTCGCGGCCCTGCCGCACTGCGACGACTTCCTCGCCGGCCACTCGCTGGCGACCTTCGCCGACCTCACGGAGGTGATCGCGCGTGCGTGA
- a CDS encoding (2Fe-2S)-binding protein: MTKIHLTVDGASVSDDVEPRMLLVQYLREKLGKTGTVIGCDTSNCGACTVHLDGTSVKSCNVLAVQADGRTVTTIEGLADTVDSELHPVQEAFRECHGLQCGFCTPGMIMQAVDLLAENPDPTEEEVRLGMEGNLCRCTGYHNIVKSVLHAAGGAK, encoded by the coding sequence ATGACGAAGATCCACCTCACTGTCGACGGGGCCTCGGTCTCGGACGACGTCGAGCCGCGCATGCTGCTGGTCCAGTACCTGCGCGAGAAGCTCGGCAAGACCGGGACCGTGATCGGCTGCGACACCTCCAACTGCGGAGCGTGCACGGTCCACCTCGACGGCACCAGCGTGAAGTCGTGCAACGTGCTCGCGGTGCAGGCCGACGGCCGCACCGTCACCACGATCGAGGGCCTCGCCGACACCGTCGACTCCGAGCTCCACCCGGTGCAGGAGGCGTTCCGCGAGTGCCACGGCCTGCAGTGCGGCTTCTGCACCCCCGGGATGATCATGCAGGCCGTCGACCTGCTCGCCGAGAACCCCGATCCGACCGAGGAGGAGGTGCGGCTCGGCATGGAGGGCAACCTCTGCCGCTGCACCGGCTACCACAACATCGTCAAGAGCGTGCTGCACGCCGCCGGAGGTGCGAAGTGA
- a CDS encoding xanthine dehydrogenase family protein molybdopterin-binding subunit, translating into MTATQERPATEIGRDRRRKEDQRLITGRTRWTDNITLPGMLHLAMVRSPFAHATITSVDVEAAKASPNVVAVLSGKDFGDELGACINAWPITPDQKTPGHSPMPADRVAFAGEIVAVVVARSAAEARDAAELVDVEYDELPAVVGIKKALEDQVLAHPDLGTNKSALWVFDSAEAGTGSDVEAAIEAARSDGIVIEREYRQQRLIPAFMEPRSVVVDPTGEQMTMWSATQIPHILRFALAATTGVPESKIRVIAPDVGGGFGGKLQTTPEEWIAWAVARRLMKPVKYTETRSESLMAAHHGRDQVQTLTLAADKDGNVTGFKVHLDADLGAYIAIVGGGVPVLGAFMFNAIYKFPAYRFECQTVLTNTTFTDAYRGAGRPEATYAIERMMDELAAEVGVDPLEIRERNWITHEEFPFTTVAGLEYDTGNYEAATAKAKESFGYDALRAEQKERRERGDRVQLGIGVSTFTEMCGLAPSRVLGSLDYGAGGWEHASVRLTPLGKVEVVTGASAHGQGHETAFSQIVADRLGVPFEDVEVLHGDTQTAPKGLDTYGSRSLVVGGEALVRAVDKVIDKAKVLAAHLLEASEDDLEYSGGRFTVRGTDQGTAIQELATAAFAGHNYPEGMELNLDADATYDPVNFNYPHGTHLCAMEVDTETGQVKMRKYTCCDDIGTIINPLIVAGQVHGGLVQGIAQALWEEAVHDEAGTLVSGSFVDYLLPTAADTISFDVVHTDDPSICTTNTLGTKGVGEAGTIASTPAVVNAVVDAVRHLGVTDIQMPCTPERVWRAIHAGDQAAPTPEAAMPHFDESEPGPDSTEGAQA; encoded by the coding sequence GTGACCGCCACCCAGGAACGCCCGGCCACCGAGATCGGCCGCGACCGCCGCCGCAAGGAGGACCAGCGGCTGATCACCGGCCGGACCCGCTGGACCGACAACATCACGCTGCCGGGGATGCTGCACCTGGCGATGGTGCGCAGTCCCTTCGCCCACGCCACCATCACGTCGGTCGACGTCGAGGCCGCCAAGGCCTCGCCCAACGTCGTCGCGGTGCTGAGCGGCAAGGACTTCGGCGACGAGCTCGGCGCCTGCATCAACGCGTGGCCGATCACGCCCGACCAGAAGACCCCGGGCCACTCGCCGATGCCGGCCGACCGCGTCGCGTTCGCCGGTGAGATCGTCGCCGTGGTCGTGGCCCGCAGCGCCGCGGAGGCGCGTGACGCCGCCGAGCTCGTCGACGTCGAGTACGACGAGCTGCCGGCCGTCGTCGGCATCAAGAAGGCGCTCGAGGACCAGGTGCTCGCCCACCCCGACCTCGGCACCAACAAGTCCGCCCTGTGGGTCTTCGACTCCGCGGAGGCCGGCACCGGCAGTGACGTCGAGGCGGCCATCGAGGCCGCGCGCTCCGACGGCATCGTCATCGAGCGCGAGTACCGCCAGCAGCGGCTGATCCCCGCCTTCATGGAGCCGCGCAGCGTCGTGGTCGACCCGACCGGCGAGCAGATGACGATGTGGTCGGCGACCCAGATCCCGCACATCCTGCGCTTCGCGCTCGCCGCCACCACCGGCGTGCCCGAGTCGAAGATCCGCGTCATCGCCCCCGATGTGGGCGGTGGCTTCGGCGGCAAGCTCCAGACCACGCCGGAGGAGTGGATCGCGTGGGCGGTGGCGCGCCGGCTGATGAAGCCGGTGAAGTACACCGAGACCCGCAGCGAGAGCCTGATGGCCGCCCACCACGGCCGCGACCAGGTCCAGACCCTCACCCTGGCCGCCGACAAGGACGGCAACGTCACCGGCTTCAAGGTGCACCTCGACGCCGACCTCGGCGCCTACATCGCCATCGTCGGCGGCGGCGTCCCGGTGCTCGGCGCCTTCATGTTCAACGCGATCTACAAGTTCCCGGCCTACCGCTTCGAGTGCCAGACCGTCCTCACCAACACCACCTTCACCGACGCCTACCGCGGCGCCGGGCGGCCCGAGGCGACCTACGCGATCGAGCGGATGATGGACGAGCTCGCCGCCGAGGTCGGTGTCGACCCGCTCGAGATCCGCGAGCGCAACTGGATCACCCACGAGGAGTTCCCGTTCACCACCGTGGCCGGCCTCGAGTACGACACCGGCAACTACGAGGCGGCGACCGCGAAGGCCAAGGAGTCCTTCGGCTACGACGCCCTGCGCGCGGAGCAGAAGGAGCGTCGCGAGCGCGGCGACCGCGTCCAGCTCGGGATCGGGGTCTCGACCTTCACCGAGATGTGCGGCCTCGCGCCGAGCCGGGTGCTGGGCAGCCTCGACTACGGCGCCGGCGGCTGGGAGCACGCGAGCGTACGGCTGACGCCCCTCGGCAAGGTCGAGGTCGTCACCGGCGCCAGCGCCCACGGGCAGGGCCACGAGACGGCGTTCAGCCAGATCGTCGCCGACCGGCTCGGCGTCCCGTTCGAGGACGTCGAGGTGCTGCACGGCGACACCCAGACGGCTCCGAAGGGCCTCGACACCTACGGCTCCCGCTCGCTCGTGGTCGGCGGAGAGGCGCTGGTGCGGGCCGTCGACAAGGTGATCGACAAGGCCAAGGTGCTCGCCGCCCACCTGCTGGAGGCCAGCGAGGACGACCTCGAGTACTCCGGCGGCCGGTTCACCGTCCGCGGCACCGACCAGGGGACGGCGATCCAGGAGCTCGCGACCGCGGCGTTCGCCGGGCACAACTACCCCGAGGGCATGGAGCTCAACCTCGACGCCGACGCGACCTACGACCCGGTGAACTTCAACTACCCCCACGGCACGCACCTGTGCGCCATGGAGGTCGACACCGAGACCGGTCAGGTGAAGATGCGCAAGTACACCTGCTGCGACGACATCGGCACCATCATCAACCCGCTGATCGTCGCCGGGCAGGTCCACGGCGGCCTCGTCCAGGGCATCGCGCAGGCGCTGTGGGAGGAGGCGGTGCACGACGAGGCCGGGACGCTCGTGAGCGGATCGTTCGTCGACTACCTCCTGCCGACCGCGGCCGACACGATCTCCTTCGACGTCGTGCACACCGACGACCCGAGCATCTGCACCACCAACACGCTCGGCACCAAGGGCGTCGGCGAGGCCGGCACCATCGCCTCCACGCCCGCGGTCGTCAACGCGGTCGTCGACGCCGTGCGCCACCTCGGTGTCACCGACATCCAGATGCCGTGCACGCCCGAGCGGGTCTGGCGCGCCATCCACGCCGGCGACCAGGCCGCACCGACTCCCGAGGCGGCGATGCCTCACTTCGACGAGTCCGAACCCGGACCCGACAGCACGGAAGGGGCCCAGGCATGA
- a CDS encoding sigma-54-dependent transcriptional regulator family protein: MPSEDLHARRVDAVRAWTRFVSDGDAQAVRPEILRSWQLSGVVSPTVTHAPLADEGDTAEFWNASPLQTAVSRVQDELRRTAEDGDLVIAVTDEQTRILWTYGGRVMRRKAETVNFVPGGRWDEQSVGTNALAIAGRTAKPSMVFSAEHYAEVVHNWVCWAAPVFDPVTGRSLGVIDLSTTWDRTHPIGLATARVMARLIEGALPADRRGDPGAAAAPADPGLTLGLLGTAEVWLDGQRLLLNRRQTEILALLALHPGGLSVEHLHSLLYGDAAVTTSTLKAEVSHLRAALAGQLSSRPYRLTLPVTTDVEEVQRLLRRGDVRAAVRAYGGDLLPGTDSPALVQMGDYLAVSVREALLADPDPDAVLRYSDLAPYDTAVVEACLAAIPVHHPVRPLLKGKLASAR; this comes from the coding sequence ATGCCGAGCGAGGATCTGCACGCACGCCGCGTCGACGCCGTGCGCGCCTGGACCCGCTTCGTCTCCGACGGGGACGCGCAGGCGGTCCGGCCGGAGATCCTGCGCAGCTGGCAGCTGTCCGGGGTGGTGTCGCCGACGGTGACCCACGCGCCGCTCGCCGACGAGGGTGACACCGCGGAGTTCTGGAACGCCTCGCCGCTGCAGACGGCCGTGTCGCGGGTCCAGGACGAGCTGCGGCGCACCGCCGAGGACGGCGACCTCGTCATCGCGGTCACCGACGAGCAGACCCGCATCCTGTGGACCTACGGCGGCCGGGTGATGCGGCGCAAGGCCGAGACGGTCAACTTCGTGCCGGGCGGCAGGTGGGACGAGCAGAGCGTCGGCACCAACGCGCTCGCCATCGCCGGGCGCACCGCGAAGCCGTCGATGGTGTTCAGTGCGGAGCACTACGCGGAGGTCGTGCACAACTGGGTCTGCTGGGCGGCCCCGGTCTTCGACCCGGTCACCGGTCGCAGCCTCGGGGTGATCGACCTGTCGACGACGTGGGACCGCACGCACCCGATCGGGCTGGCGACTGCCCGCGTGATGGCGCGCCTGATCGAGGGGGCGCTGCCGGCCGACCGGCGCGGCGACCCCGGCGCTGCGGCCGCGCCGGCGGACCCCGGGCTGACGCTCGGACTGCTCGGGACCGCCGAGGTGTGGCTCGACGGCCAGCGGCTGCTGCTCAACAGGCGCCAGACCGAGATCCTCGCGCTGCTCGCCCTCCACCCGGGCGGGTTGTCGGTCGAGCACCTCCACTCCCTCCTCTACGGCGACGCCGCCGTCACCACGTCCACGCTGAAGGCGGAGGTCTCGCACCTGCGGGCCGCCCTCGCCGGCCAGCTGTCGTCGCGGCCGTACCGCCTGACCCTGCCGGTGACCACCGACGTGGAGGAGGTGCAGCGGCTGCTGCGCCGCGGCGACGTGCGGGCCGCCGTCCGGGCCTACGGGGGCGACCTGCTGCCCGGCACCGACTCGCCGGCGCTCGTCCAGATGGGCGACTACCTCGCCGTCAGCGTCCGCGAGGCGCTGCTGGCCGATCCCGACCCCGACGCGGTGCTGCGCTACAGCGACCTCGCTCCCTACGACACGGCGGTCGTCGAGGCCTGCCTCGCCGCCATCCCGGTGCACCACCCGGTGCGGCCGCTGCTCAAGGGCAAGCTCGCCAGCGCCCGCTGA
- a CDS encoding alpha-ketoglutarate-dependent dioxygenase AlkB produces the protein MDSPLDFQGSLFAAEDTAAVPLAPERRLLTDGAWVDVQRSWLAEPNAVLEALVARVPWRAERREMYDAVVDVPRLVHTYVGGDALPHPVLERARETLSEHYLPELGEPFVSAGCCYYRDGRDSVAWHGDTIGRGRHQDTMVAIVSVGDPRRLLLRPRGGGASIAFTMGHGDLVVMGGSCQRTWEHAVPKVAHAGPRISVQFRPLHVF, from the coding sequence GTGGACTCCCCACTGGACTTCCAGGGCTCGCTCTTCGCCGCCGAGGACACCGCCGCGGTGCCCCTCGCGCCGGAGCGCCGCCTGCTCACCGACGGCGCCTGGGTCGACGTGCAGCGCAGCTGGCTGGCCGAGCCCAACGCCGTGCTGGAGGCCCTCGTCGCCCGGGTGCCGTGGCGCGCGGAGCGGCGGGAGATGTACGACGCGGTGGTCGACGTCCCGCGCCTGGTGCACACCTACGTCGGGGGCGACGCGCTCCCCCACCCGGTGCTGGAACGGGCCCGCGAGACGCTGAGCGAGCACTACCTCCCCGAGCTCGGCGAGCCGTTCGTGAGCGCCGGCTGCTGCTACTACCGCGACGGCCGCGACTCGGTGGCCTGGCACGGCGACACCATCGGACGTGGGCGCCACCAGGACACCATGGTGGCGATCGTGAGCGTCGGCGACCCCCGCCGGCTGTTGCTGCGCCCGCGCGGCGGGGGTGCGTCGATCGCGTTCACGATGGGCCACGGCGACCTGGTGGTGATGGGCGGGTCCTGCCAGCGCACCTGGGAGCACGCGGTGCCCAAGGTCGCCCACGCGGGGCCGCGGATCTCGGTGCAGTTCCGCCCGCTCCACGTGTTCTGA
- a CDS encoding XdhC family protein, with product MRDVLPELMQWWEAGETVGVGTVVATFRSAPRPAGASMLVGPDESAVGSVSGGCVEGAVYELAQSVVASGEPVLERYGVSDDDAFAVGLTCGGILDVFVERVSRETFPELGEVAADVEAGRPVALATVIEHPDPTWLGRRMVVRPDAPAGGTLGSPRADAAVHDDALGLLAAGSNATLTYGPDGERRGEGMRVFVWGFAPKPRMLVFGAIDFAAAVAKVGSFLGYHVTVCDARPVFATSSRFPGADEVVVDWPHRYLRAEVDAGRVDRRTVLAVLTHDPKFDVPLLEVALRLPDDVRPAYIGAMGSRRTHDERMERLVDAGLDDAELALLSSPIGLDLGARTPEETAVSIAAEIVARQWGGSGERLAATSGRIHHDD from the coding sequence GTGCGTGACGTGCTGCCCGAGCTGATGCAGTGGTGGGAGGCGGGCGAGACCGTCGGGGTGGGCACCGTGGTGGCCACCTTCCGGTCCGCGCCCCGACCGGCCGGGGCGTCGATGCTCGTCGGGCCCGACGAGTCCGCGGTCGGGTCCGTGTCGGGCGGGTGCGTCGAGGGCGCGGTCTACGAGCTGGCCCAGTCCGTCGTCGCCTCGGGCGAGCCGGTGCTGGAGCGCTACGGCGTCTCCGACGACGACGCGTTCGCCGTCGGCCTGACCTGCGGCGGGATCCTCGACGTCTTCGTCGAGCGGGTGTCGCGCGAGACCTTCCCCGAGCTCGGCGAGGTGGCTGCCGACGTCGAGGCCGGCCGACCGGTCGCGCTGGCCACCGTCATCGAGCACCCCGACCCGACGTGGCTCGGCCGGCGGATGGTCGTACGCCCCGACGCGCCGGCCGGGGGCACCCTGGGCTCGCCGCGCGCCGACGCCGCCGTCCACGACGACGCCCTCGGCCTGCTCGCCGCCGGGAGCAACGCCACCCTCACCTACGGGCCCGACGGCGAGCGCCGGGGCGAGGGGATGCGGGTCTTCGTGTGGGGCTTCGCCCCCAAGCCCCGGATGCTGGTCTTCGGCGCGATCGACTTCGCCGCCGCCGTCGCCAAGGTGGGCTCCTTCCTCGGCTACCACGTCACGGTCTGCGACGCCCGGCCCGTGTTCGCGACGAGCTCGCGCTTCCCGGGCGCCGACGAGGTCGTCGTCGACTGGCCGCACCGCTACCTCCGGGCCGAGGTCGACGCCGGCCGGGTCGACCGGCGCACGGTGCTGGCCGTGCTCACCCACGACCCCAAGTTCGACGTGCCGCTGCTCGAGGTCGCGCTGCGGCTGCCCGACGACGTGCGCCCCGCCTACATCGGGGCGATGGGCTCGCGACGCACCCACGACGAGCGGATGGAGCGGCTGGTCGACGCCGGCCTCGACGACGCCGAGCTGGCCCTGCTGTCGTCCCCGATCGGGCTCGACCTCGGTGCCCGGACCCCGGAGGAGACGGCCGTGTCGATCGCCGCGGAGATCGTCGCGCGGCAGTGGGGCGGGTCGGGGGAGCGGCTCGCCGCGACGTCGGGTCGCATCCACCACGACGACTGA
- a CDS encoding GntR family transcriptional regulator yields MEPVDLVVPRQRALKHVQVREHVRGLIESQPPGSAAPSERELVARFGVARMTVRQALDALVAEGLLERIPGRGTFVAQPPKTPGRLTSYTEEIRRRGMLPESQTLLARVEQAGPGVARALDISPGDPVLHWRRLRRADQEIVCVEDAYLNEVLLPGFLQHGTPTSLYEALAARGLRPTDVEDAISADRASAEEASILGIAEGDPVLRHARRAVADGRIVEVSRTCYRHDRFTFYLQLADR; encoded by the coding sequence ATGGAGCCGGTGGACCTCGTCGTCCCGCGTCAGCGGGCGCTGAAGCACGTGCAGGTGCGTGAGCACGTGCGCGGGCTCATCGAGAGCCAGCCCCCCGGGTCGGCGGCGCCGTCCGAGCGCGAGCTGGTCGCCCGCTTCGGCGTGGCCCGGATGACGGTGCGCCAGGCGCTCGACGCCCTGGTCGCCGAGGGACTCCTGGAGCGGATCCCCGGGCGCGGGACGTTCGTCGCCCAGCCGCCCAAGACCCCGGGGCGCCTGACGTCCTACACCGAGGAGATCCGTCGGCGCGGGATGCTCCCGGAGTCGCAGACCCTCCTCGCCCGCGTCGAGCAGGCGGGGCCGGGCGTCGCCCGTGCCCTCGACATCTCGCCGGGTGACCCGGTCCTGCACTGGCGCCGGCTGCGGCGGGCCGACCAGGAGATCGTCTGCGTCGAGGACGCCTACCTCAACGAGGTGCTGCTGCCGGGCTTCCTGCAGCACGGCACCCCCACCAGCCTCTACGAGGCGCTCGCCGCGCGGGGGCTGCGCCCGACCGACGTCGAGGACGCGATCAGCGCCGACCGCGCGAGCGCCGAGGAGGCCAGCATCCTCGGCATCGCCGAGGGCGACCCGGTCCTGCGCCACGCGCGCCGGGCGGTGGCCGACGGCCGGATCGTCGAGGTCTCGCGCACCTGCTACCGCCACGACCGGTTCACGTTCTACCTCCAGCTCGCCGACCGCTGA